In Microbacterium sp. 1.5R, the following are encoded in one genomic region:
- a CDS encoding ABC transporter substrate-binding protein → MARTTRRTKTLAALAALTATGIALSGCTAGSGDEGGGGDTLKLWHYEGADSAMGKAWAEAIAIFEEETGAKVEFEEKSFEQIQKTASQVLDTDAAPDLMEFNKGNATAGFLASTGLIADISDAVEEYGWDEKLAPSLQTTAKYSEDGVMGGDTWFGVPNYGEFVGVYYNQDAFAAAGLEIPTTYEEFVDVLDAFVAQGVTPLAEAGAEYPLGQLWYQLALLEGDRDFVDSYQLYDGEVDWQGPEVTAASETLQDYVDKGYIASDVSSVKAEDAGVSFINGTSPIFVSGSWWFGRFVSEATGFDWTMTAFPGADLSLGSSGNLWVVPENAANKELAYEFIDITMRPEIQAIIGNNGGLPVAADTADITDEKSAALIETFNGVLDADGLSFYPDWPAPGFYDVIVQELQGLITGTQDAETTNTNLGEQYDEGTAEFR, encoded by the coding sequence ATGGCACGCACCACCCGCAGGACGAAGACGTTGGCGGCTCTCGCCGCTCTCACCGCGACAGGCATCGCCCTGAGCGGATGCACCGCCGGTTCCGGCGACGAGGGGGGCGGCGGCGACACCCTCAAGCTCTGGCACTACGAGGGCGCCGACAGTGCGATGGGCAAGGCGTGGGCCGAGGCGATCGCGATCTTCGAGGAGGAGACCGGCGCGAAGGTCGAGTTCGAGGAGAAGTCCTTCGAACAGATCCAGAAGACCGCCAGCCAGGTGCTCGACACGGACGCCGCCCCCGACCTCATGGAGTTCAACAAGGGCAACGCGACGGCCGGCTTCCTCGCCTCCACCGGCCTGATCGCCGACATCTCCGACGCCGTCGAGGAGTACGGGTGGGACGAGAAGCTCGCACCCTCTCTCCAGACCACCGCGAAGTACTCCGAAGACGGTGTGATGGGCGGTGACACGTGGTTCGGCGTCCCGAACTACGGCGAGTTCGTCGGCGTCTACTACAACCAGGACGCGTTCGCCGCGGCAGGGCTCGAGATCCCCACCACCTACGAGGAGTTCGTCGACGTGCTCGACGCGTTCGTCGCACAGGGAGTCACCCCTCTCGCCGAGGCCGGCGCGGAGTACCCGCTCGGACAGCTGTGGTATCAGCTCGCGCTGCTCGAGGGAGACCGCGACTTCGTCGACTCCTATCAGCTCTACGACGGAGAGGTCGATTGGCAGGGCCCGGAGGTCACCGCCGCCTCCGAGACGCTCCAGGACTACGTCGACAAGGGCTACATCGCCTCGGACGTCTCATCGGTCAAGGCCGAGGACGCCGGTGTCTCGTTCATCAACGGCACCTCGCCGATCTTCGTCTCGGGCTCCTGGTGGTTCGGACGCTTCGTCTCGGAGGCCACCGGCTTCGATTGGACGATGACGGCGTTCCCTGGAGCGGATCTCTCGCTCGGCTCGTCCGGCAACCTGTGGGTCGTCCCCGAGAACGCCGCGAACAAGGAGCTCGCGTACGAGTTCATCGACATCACGATGCGGCCGGAGATCCAGGCGATCATCGGCAACAACGGCGGCCTCCCCGTCGCGGCAGACACCGCCGACATCACCGATGAGAAGAGCGCGGCCCTGATCGAGACGTTCAACGGCGTGCTCGACGCCGACGGACTCTCGTTCTACCCCGACTGGCCCGCCCCCGGCTTCTACGACGTGATCGTCCAGGAGCTCCAGGGTCTGATCACCGGCACGCAGGACGCCGAGACGACCAACACCAACCTCGGCGAGCAGTACGACGAGGGCACGGCCGAATTCCGTTGA
- a CDS encoding LacI family DNA-binding transcriptional regulator translates to MTTIHEVAEAAGVSISTVSYALSGKRPVSEKTRRRIEDAVHTLGYEPDAGARMLAGRRTQIFGLTEPLRADTHAPTHMAFVLATAVAARRRGYDILLLTDEQASEGMNRVAASNLVDAILVLDVAPDDERADIARSLRSPTVFIGIPDDARDLTCVDLDFEATGHLAVDRLADAGHTSVTLFGQTEVSYRKSNFPRRLLLGVQERAAERGVDLDWVTTGVTTTDASSVRAAAELALERGVRAFIVHAAGDVHDVLLETISSQGLTVGEDVSVISAAASFDTSALVVPIDTIPLVPQRSCELAVDLAVRRLEEPGLPAQIHLIPPEYQSAGSVAPTRD, encoded by the coding sequence ATGACGACGATCCACGAGGTGGCAGAAGCCGCCGGAGTGTCGATCAGCACGGTCTCCTACGCTCTGAGCGGCAAGCGCCCCGTCTCCGAGAAGACGCGCCGCCGCATCGAGGACGCGGTGCACACGCTCGGTTACGAACCCGACGCCGGAGCACGGATGCTCGCCGGGCGCCGCACTCAGATCTTCGGGCTCACCGAGCCCCTCCGCGCCGACACGCACGCCCCGACCCACATGGCGTTCGTGCTCGCGACCGCGGTCGCCGCGCGGCGCCGCGGTTACGACATCCTCCTCCTGACTGACGAGCAGGCGTCAGAGGGCATGAACCGCGTCGCCGCGAGCAATCTGGTCGATGCCATCCTCGTGCTCGACGTCGCCCCCGACGATGAGCGCGCGGACATCGCCCGCTCCCTGCGCTCCCCCACCGTGTTCATCGGCATCCCCGACGACGCCCGGGATCTGACCTGTGTCGACCTCGACTTCGAGGCGACGGGGCATCTCGCGGTGGATCGACTGGCCGATGCCGGACATACGTCGGTCACGCTGTTCGGCCAGACCGAGGTCTCCTACCGGAAGTCGAACTTCCCTCGTCGCCTGCTCCTCGGCGTGCAGGAGCGAGCGGCCGAGCGGGGCGTCGACCTCGACTGGGTGACGACGGGCGTCACGACCACCGATGCCTCCTCCGTGCGCGCGGCCGCAGAGCTGGCGCTGGAGCGCGGCGTCCGCGCCTTCATCGTCCACGCCGCCGGCGACGTCCACGACGTCCTCCTCGAGACGATCTCGTCCCAGGGGCTGACGGTGGGAGAAGACGTCTCCGTCATCTCGGCGGCCGCATCGTTCGACACGTCTGCGCTCGTCGTCCCGATCGACACGATCCCGCTCGTGCCGCAGAGGTCGTGCGAGCTCGCCGTCGACCTCGCGGTACGACGCCTGGAGGAACCGGGCCTGCCCGCGCAGATCCACCTGATCCCACCTGAGTACCAGTCCGCCGGCTCCGTCGCTCCCACGCGGGACTGA
- a CDS encoding GNAT family N-acetyltransferase, with protein sequence MSELRMVELSAATIVAVNNMSLKPGQEQFLAPVSYGIAATVINPQTSWQRVVLDDDQVVGFVSANFDADAPEEHFRSVLWRINVDADDQGKGVGRFAVEQLIEEARVRGFDHINVIYEAGEDGPEAFFLRVGFTPVGETEYSEVIAQIRIPS encoded by the coding sequence ATGTCCGAACTGCGCATGGTCGAACTCTCCGCTGCGACGATCGTCGCCGTGAACAACATGTCGCTCAAGCCCGGACAGGAGCAGTTCCTCGCTCCGGTGTCCTACGGCATCGCCGCGACCGTCATCAATCCCCAGACCTCCTGGCAGCGAGTCGTCCTCGACGACGACCAGGTCGTCGGTTTCGTCAGTGCGAACTTCGACGCCGACGCCCCGGAAGAGCACTTCCGCTCCGTGCTGTGGCGCATCAACGTCGACGCCGACGACCAGGGCAAGGGCGTGGGTCGCTTCGCGGTCGAGCAGCTCATCGAAGAGGCGCGAGTCCGCGGATTCGACCACATCAACGTCATCTACGAGGCCGGAGAAGACGGCCCCGAGGCGTTCTTCCTGCGTGTCGGCTTCACCCCTGTCGGCGAGACCGAGTACTCCGAGGTCATCGCTCAGATCCGCATCCCTTCGTAG
- a CDS encoding NADP-dependent isocitrate dehydrogenase: MTDDAIIYTYTDEAPALATASFLPIIKAYTGQAGIEVETRDISLGGRILAAFPQKLTPEQQVGDSLAELGGLATLPEANIIKLPNISASIPQLKGAIAELQAQGYDIPDFPDEPTSLEEKDVRARYDRIKGSAVNPVLREGNSDRRAPLAVKNYAKKHPHRNKPFAEGSKTRVATLGHDDFKHNERSWVAAHDDVLSFRHTAADGTVTILKEGLKVLPREIIDATFLSAAHLDAFLAETLETAKNDDVLYSVHLKATMMKVSDPIIFGHVVRVFFKDVFAQYGDKLAAAGLNPNDGLGSILSGLGDIADGDEIAAAFDRAIAEGPRLSYVNSDKGTTNLHVPSDVIVDASMPALVRNGGKLWGKDGGEADTLAVIPDSSYASVYQAVIDDVIANGPLDPATIGTVPNVGLMAQAAEEYGSHDKTFEIAAAGTVQVLDSEGTVLIEHEVGAGDIWRATQTKHIPVMDWVKLAVSRARATGVPAVFWLDANRSHDAQIIAKVHQGLATLDTKGLTITILAPEEATRYTLARMRHGLDTISVTGNVLRDYLTDLFPILEVGTSAKMLSIVPLLAGGGLFETGAGGSAPKHVQQLVEENYLRWDSLGEFFALAASLEHFADRTGNEKARVLAETLDAATGTFLEEDRSPGRALGTIDNRGSHFYLGLYWAQELAKQTKDAELAASFAPIAATLAENEEKIVSELNAVQGKPVEIGGYYRPDDALVTAVMRPSTTLNGIVDALS, translated from the coding sequence GTGACCGACGACGCCATCATCTACACCTACACGGACGAGGCTCCGGCTCTCGCCACCGCTTCCTTCCTGCCGATCATCAAGGCCTACACGGGGCAGGCGGGCATCGAGGTCGAGACCCGCGACATCTCGCTCGGCGGACGCATCCTCGCGGCATTCCCGCAGAAGCTCACCCCGGAGCAGCAGGTCGGTGATTCCCTCGCCGAGCTCGGTGGCCTCGCCACGCTCCCCGAGGCGAACATCATCAAGCTGCCGAACATCTCGGCCTCGATCCCGCAGCTCAAGGGCGCGATCGCCGAGCTGCAGGCCCAGGGCTACGACATCCCCGACTTCCCGGACGAGCCGACCTCTCTCGAGGAGAAGGACGTCCGCGCCCGCTACGACCGCATCAAGGGCTCAGCGGTGAACCCCGTGCTCCGCGAGGGGAACAGCGACCGTCGGGCACCTCTGGCCGTGAAGAACTACGCGAAGAAGCACCCGCACCGCAACAAACCGTTCGCCGAGGGATCGAAGACCCGCGTCGCGACGCTCGGTCACGACGACTTCAAGCACAACGAGCGCTCCTGGGTCGCCGCCCATGACGACGTCCTCAGCTTCCGCCACACCGCCGCAGACGGCACCGTCACGATCCTCAAGGAGGGGCTGAAGGTCCTTCCGCGCGAGATCATCGACGCGACGTTCCTCTCGGCCGCGCACCTCGACGCCTTCCTCGCCGAGACGCTCGAGACGGCGAAGAACGACGACGTCCTCTACTCGGTGCACCTCAAGGCCACAATGATGAAGGTCAGCGACCCGATCATCTTCGGTCACGTCGTGAGGGTGTTCTTCAAGGACGTGTTCGCGCAGTACGGCGACAAGCTGGCCGCCGCGGGACTCAACCCCAACGACGGTCTCGGCTCGATCCTCTCGGGCCTCGGTGACATCGCCGACGGCGACGAGATCGCCGCAGCGTTCGACAGGGCCATCGCCGAGGGGCCGCGTCTCTCGTACGTGAACTCCGACAAGGGGACCACGAACCTGCATGTCCCGAGCGACGTCATCGTCGACGCCTCCATGCCCGCGCTCGTCCGCAACGGCGGCAAGCTGTGGGGCAAGGACGGCGGCGAGGCCGACACGCTCGCGGTGATCCCGGACTCCTCGTATGCGAGCGTCTATCAGGCGGTCATCGACGATGTGATCGCCAACGGCCCGCTCGACCCCGCCACGATCGGCACCGTGCCGAACGTGGGCCTCATGGCCCAGGCGGCTGAGGAGTACGGCAGCCACGACAAGACGTTCGAGATCGCCGCCGCAGGCACTGTTCAGGTGCTCGACAGCGAGGGCACCGTGCTGATCGAGCACGAGGTCGGCGCGGGTGACATCTGGCGTGCGACGCAGACGAAGCACATCCCGGTGATGGACTGGGTCAAGCTCGCCGTCTCCCGCGCTCGCGCCACGGGCGTGCCCGCGGTGTTCTGGCTCGATGCCAACCGCTCGCACGACGCGCAGATCATCGCCAAGGTGCACCAGGGTCTCGCGACGCTCGACACCAAGGGCCTCACGATCACGATCCTCGCTCCCGAGGAAGCCACTCGCTACACGCTGGCGCGGATGCGCCACGGCCTCGACACCATCTCGGTGACGGGCAACGTGCTGCGCGACTACCTGACCGACCTGTTCCCGATCCTCGAGGTCGGCACCAGCGCGAAGATGCTGTCGATCGTCCCGCTGCTCGCCGGCGGTGGCCTCTTCGAGACGGGCGCCGGCGGATCGGCCCCCAAGCACGTGCAGCAGCTCGTCGAGGAGAACTACCTGCGGTGGGACTCGCTGGGCGAGTTCTTCGCGCTGGCCGCGTCGCTCGAGCACTTCGCCGACCGCACCGGGAACGAGAAGGCCCGGGTCCTCGCGGAGACCCTCGATGCGGCGACCGGAACGTTCCTCGAAGAGGACCGCTCCCCGGGCCGCGCTCTCGGCACGATCGACAACCGCGGCAGCCACTTCTACCTGGGTCTGTACTGGGCGCAGGAGCTGGCGAAGCAGACGAAGGATGCCGAGCTCGCCGCGTCCTTCGCACCGATCGCCGCCACGCTCGCCGAGAACGAGGAGAAGATCGTCTCCGAGCTCAACGCCGTGCAGGGCAAGCCCGTCGAGATCGGCGGGTACTACCGCCCCGACGACGCGCTCGTCACCGCAGTCATGCGCCCGTCCACCACGCTGAACGGCATCGTCGACGCGCTGAGCTGA
- a CDS encoding L,D-transpeptidase family protein, translated as MTDLISAQDAKTEKLTEATASGDQPNPVAPADSGDAPTDSQPPRSGDQELAWAPIEPAPKKKRLGLWVGLGVGALALGTAAASMILIAPGTTVAGIPVGWLTPGAAADTIQAHVADAEVTLTGAGGDTVLTGADLGAEIDATALADAAFAERPLWNVTAWMGEPVAGEITLDPATAEAALREAVPSSFEDAVDAGVVFDAAGGGYAITPSATGTAVDLNGLTAAIVDTIADGGTSLEFSGDPAEAAPAITDEDATAFATSLNTMLGSIGFYIGEERTVPVDAATASTWISVVDDGGELSVVADEASIQATIDALPAAVDRAPVNATNIVDSAGKILRTEAEGVSGRAIGDTSALASDVATKLEAGEGIFPIEVTETPFESVNLVRKIDVDLGSQTATLIENGAVVRSWAISSGKSATPTDTGNFRVYAHVREQTMKSREPDGSITETPNVPWVTYFNGDEGFHGTYWHNDFGNPRSHGCVNMPIDVARYVYEWSPVGLEVAVHY; from the coding sequence GTGACCGATCTGATCTCAGCGCAGGATGCGAAGACCGAGAAGCTGACCGAGGCGACCGCCTCCGGAGACCAGCCGAATCCTGTCGCGCCCGCCGACTCCGGCGACGCACCCACCGACTCCCAGCCGCCGCGCAGCGGCGACCAGGAACTCGCCTGGGCGCCGATCGAACCGGCTCCGAAGAAGAAGCGCCTCGGCCTGTGGGTCGGCCTCGGCGTGGGCGCGCTGGCCCTGGGCACGGCCGCCGCCTCGATGATCCTGATCGCGCCGGGCACCACGGTCGCCGGGATTCCCGTCGGCTGGCTCACGCCCGGTGCCGCGGCCGACACGATCCAGGCCCACGTCGCCGATGCAGAGGTCACTCTGACCGGAGCAGGCGGCGACACCGTGCTGACGGGAGCGGATCTCGGCGCCGAGATCGACGCGACCGCACTCGCGGACGCCGCTTTCGCGGAGCGTCCGCTCTGGAACGTGACCGCCTGGATGGGTGAACCCGTCGCCGGCGAGATCACTCTCGATCCCGCGACGGCCGAGGCCGCGTTGCGTGAGGCCGTGCCGTCGAGTTTCGAAGACGCGGTCGATGCCGGCGTCGTCTTCGACGCCGCAGGCGGTGGCTACGCGATCACCCCCTCAGCCACCGGGACGGCCGTCGACCTCAACGGTCTCACCGCCGCCATCGTCGACACGATCGCGGACGGTGGCACGAGCCTCGAGTTCTCCGGCGACCCGGCCGAAGCCGCGCCGGCGATCACTGACGAAGACGCCACGGCTTTCGCGACCTCACTGAACACGATGCTCGGCTCGATCGGCTTCTACATCGGCGAAGAGCGCACGGTGCCCGTCGACGCGGCGACCGCCTCGACCTGGATCTCCGTCGTCGACGACGGTGGCGAGCTCAGCGTGGTCGCCGACGAGGCTTCGATCCAGGCGACGATCGACGCCCTCCCGGCGGCCGTCGACCGGGCCCCGGTCAACGCGACGAACATCGTCGATTCGGCCGGCAAGATCCTCCGCACCGAGGCCGAGGGAGTGAGCGGTCGCGCGATCGGCGACACCTCTGCTCTCGCATCCGACGTCGCGACGAAGCTCGAGGCCGGCGAGGGCATCTTCCCCATCGAGGTCACCGAGACGCCGTTCGAGTCCGTCAACCTCGTGCGCAAGATCGATGTCGACCTCGGGTCGCAGACCGCGACCCTCATCGAGAACGGCGCGGTCGTGCGCTCCTGGGCGATCTCCTCGGGCAAGAGCGCGACACCCACCGACACCGGCAACTTCCGCGTCTACGCGCACGTGCGCGAGCAGACCATGAAGAGCCGCGAGCCGGACGGCTCGATCACCGAGACGCCCAACGTCCCCTGGGTCACCTACTTCAACGGCGACGAGGGCTTCCACGGCACCTACTGGCACAACGACTTCGGCAATCCCCGCAGCCACGGTTGCGTGAACATGCCGATCGATGTCGCCCGGTACGTCTACGAATGGTCGCCCGTGGGCCTCGAGGTCGCGGTCCACTACTGA
- a CDS encoding RidA family protein has protein sequence MTAKIRVSTDAAPAPAHTFSQGIRKGPIVQVSGQGPVDPQTSEYLFPGDVAAQTTRTLENVKAIVEASGATFDDVVMLRVYLTKREDFAIMNDAYGAFVTAHTTSGVLPSRTTVFTGLPREEMLVEIDGLAVITD, from the coding sequence ATGACCGCGAAGATCCGAGTGTCGACCGACGCCGCCCCCGCTCCCGCTCACACCTTCTCGCAGGGGATCCGAAAGGGCCCGATCGTGCAGGTCTCCGGACAGGGCCCTGTCGACCCCCAGACGAGCGAATACCTCTTCCCCGGCGATGTCGCGGCTCAGACCACGCGCACGCTCGAGAACGTCAAGGCGATCGTCGAGGCATCCGGCGCGACATTCGACGATGTCGTGATGCTGCGCGTCTACCTGACCAAGCGTGAGGACTTCGCGATCATGAACGACGCGTATGGCGCGTTCGTGACAGCGCACACCACCAGCGGGGTCCTGCCTTCGCGCACGACCGTCTTCACGGGCCTCCCCCGCGAGGAGATGCTGGTCGAGATCGACGGCCTCGCCGTCATCACCGACTGA
- a CDS encoding alanine racemase, with protein MPLQIPDPVLGTWAKGFPPRSAGLRLSEVPDAGLHLSDLVTPVLTVHEAALSHNESTVFAWAAEQGVVLAPHGKTTMAPALWQRLLDAGAWGISVATPWQAEVAVEAGVSTVLIANAVTDRGAAHHLGALLAAAGDLRILCWADSVETVGILADALRDAERPLDVLVELGGRGGRTGARSVEEGERISQAIVAAPGLRLAGVAGYEGPFGPDRSEASVAAVDAYLSTLVDLHRRLEYPPGVRPVLSAGGSAFPDRAAAILAPHGADADIVLRSGAFQIHDDGFYSRMSPFGALTSTAPLRSAMHAWSRVVSQPEEGLALLDAGRRDVPFDLDLPVPQSVEGRITALNDQHAFLALADGADVSVGDVVRLGLSHPCTAFDKWRVVAVIDDPDAADPRVIGAVATCF; from the coding sequence ATGCCTCTACAAATCCCGGATCCTGTCCTCGGCACCTGGGCGAAGGGTTTCCCTCCGCGTTCCGCGGGGCTGCGGCTGTCGGAGGTACCCGATGCGGGCCTGCACCTGTCCGATCTCGTGACGCCGGTGCTGACGGTCCACGAGGCGGCGCTCTCCCACAACGAATCGACCGTCTTCGCCTGGGCGGCGGAACAGGGAGTCGTCCTCGCACCGCACGGCAAGACGACGATGGCGCCGGCGCTCTGGCAGCGGCTGCTCGATGCCGGCGCATGGGGGATCTCCGTCGCGACGCCGTGGCAGGCCGAAGTCGCGGTGGAGGCAGGGGTCTCCACCGTGCTCATCGCGAACGCCGTCACGGATCGTGGCGCCGCGCACCACCTCGGCGCTCTGCTCGCTGCGGCGGGCGATCTCCGGATCCTCTGCTGGGCGGACTCCGTCGAGACCGTCGGCATCCTCGCCGACGCGCTTCGCGACGCCGAGCGTCCTCTCGACGTGCTCGTCGAACTCGGTGGCCGGGGCGGGCGCACGGGCGCACGCAGCGTGGAAGAGGGGGAGCGCATCTCCCAGGCGATCGTCGCGGCCCCCGGTCTGCGGCTCGCCGGAGTCGCCGGCTACGAAGGACCGTTCGGTCCTGACCGGTCGGAGGCGTCTGTCGCCGCCGTCGACGCCTATCTGTCCACACTCGTCGACCTGCACCGTCGCCTCGAGTATCCGCCCGGCGTTCGGCCCGTGCTCAGCGCAGGAGGCAGCGCCTTCCCCGACCGGGCAGCGGCGATCCTGGCCCCTCACGGAGCGGATGCCGACATCGTGCTGCGGTCGGGTGCGTTCCAGATCCACGACGACGGCTTCTACTCGCGCATGTCGCCGTTCGGCGCCCTGACATCGACGGCGCCGCTGCGATCCGCCATGCACGCGTGGTCGCGCGTCGTCTCGCAGCCCGAAGAGGGACTCGCACTGCTGGACGCGGGCCGTCGAGATGTGCCGTTCGACCTCGACCTGCCGGTCCCGCAATCGGTCGAGGGGCGGATCACGGCCCTGAACGACCAGCACGCCTTCCTCGCTCTTGCAGACGGGGCAGATGTCTCCGTCGGCGACGTGGTGCGTCTCGGGCTGTCGCATCCCTGCACGGCTTTCGACAAATGGCGCGTGGTGGCGGTCATCGATGACCCGGATGCGGCGGACCCCCGGGTGATCGGAGCGGTCGCGACATGCTTCTGA